The genome window TGCCGGGGTTCAGCTGTGTGCCCACGGTGCCACCATCAGGACAAATTGGACACATTGCCAGGGCTGCCAACTTTTGAAGAAAGCTTGGAGTGAGCTTTTCTATGTGAACTTCATTGCCCCCTGGCACAACCCCTATACAGAACTTTAGTTTTAAAGCTAAAATAAGTGTGGAGAATAACAGTAGTGTTCCTGCTGACAAGCACAGTAATTACCCTATATATTAGCCCATTGTTAAGAATGATAACTGTTCCACTGATCAGACtaaataaagtaactaaataATACAATCTCCTGAAGACATGATGACATAAATCTTCCCCTACACCCTAACAAAATGATGTTTCTATTTATTGTCCCCCCTCCAGAATCAAACGTACACTTTTGGGTTCACAATCTGTTTGACAAAATTAAGTCAGGTCACCAAACTTCCCTGTTAAAACATACTCTAGATCTGTCTGCTGCCTTTTCGTTGTCACAGCATAAACGCAAATCACCAAACGAGGGGACTAATAAGTGTAGAATAAATAATCTATAGTACATGCTGTCGAAAGGCTGCATTCTGCAATAGGGACAGCAATGTAATTTTGTTGACAACATTGTAGATAAAACAACGCTACCGTGCTGCTCTTTTTCAAGTTTTTCTAAACTCAACAGAGAACGTTCTCTCTTGCCATTAAGTTCCTCTCTAATCTTGAGGGGCTTTTCTTTAAAACATGCATCCAATCCCCTTGATCCCTTACATAACTTGACTAATCAAATGCTTCAGAGTGCCGCTCTTCACGGTGCTGTGGCAAGACAGGACAATGATAGAGGTTCCACTTCAGGCACAGATGGTCCGATTTCAAAACAGTTTGGAGCACAATTGAAAAGTTAACACGCGGAATATAGAATGGACTAATTAGAAACATAAAAGCACTACTTTACAATGTGTGAGATATAAGAGGTGCTCCGTGAGAAGAGGGTCAAATGCATGTCTCACGGCGAATGCGTGAGTTGTCAGCTCTGCATTGCTCTAGGATGAGCTACTTCTGCACTGTTTATCACGCTTGCCAAATCAGAGCTCAAAATCAAACTTATCATTCAATGTAATATGCTTTGATGTATTTTGGACCATTTTCAATGATGTTGACTACTTAAAACGTGGTCTTCTCCTGAACCGCTGGCGCAGCTCGTTGTATTCTCCCGGGAACCGCTGGACCGGCTCGTCGTCTTCTCCCGGGAACCACTGGACCGGCTCGTGGTCTTCTCCTGAACCGCTGGCGCGGCTCGTTGTATTCTCCCGGGAACCGCTGGACCGGCTCGTCGTCTTCTCCCGGGAACCACTGGACCGGCTCGTGGTCTTCTCCTGAACCGCTGGACCGGCTCGGCACCACATTTTGGTAAATAGCATATATGGATGAACATCTTCATTCGCATTTTCCAAGACTCCAAGACTCTAGCTGAAACAATATGGCCGCTATGAGCCATTGAACTCACATTAATGTTTTTTTCCTGTCCAACAGCGCCACAATGTGGCCAAACTTAACCATACTTTAGAGTTTAACTAGACTTAAATCCTTGAGCATGTGTGCCAAATTTCACAGATCAAGAGATAAAAATGTGCCTGATACAGTGCCACCGTATGGTCGATATGAAGGTGCTTGCATATGTTGAGTCTTGACATTGTTTGCAACATGTGTACTAAGTTTTATTACAATACAACTATCTGTGACTGGTGTATAGGCCTTTCTGTGCGAGATCACACCcatgtgaatgtttattggtGACTAGCGGCCATGTTGTTTGACATACTAGCCCGAACAACAGTGCGTTGAGAGACGTTGGTCCTTAGATGACAGATATCATGTTTTGTGCAGATCGGTAATTCGTTGCCAGAGGAGTAGCGTTTTAAGTATTTTTCACAAAATTCTAAATGGTGGAAAATGTATCATGGTGGACTTTATGGGTCCTTGAGGCAAATTTGCTCCTTGTGAGGAGAGGGACCTACATACTAAAACAGGACTCTAGCTCAAAATGGATGAGTGGCGTGAACTTTCAAAGTTTGCATTTTCAGTCACTTGTTATAGCTCCACCATGTAGCCAATTGGCATGGTATTGCATAAGAGGGTGTGGCCCATGTGCCTTTACCATCATGCCAAGTTGGGGTGGTCTAGGGCTTATCATCTCACGATAATTTGAATGTTATTTTCCTTGGGGGAAGAACCCtgtataataataatgaacacCAGCAAATATAATAGGGTTTCACCAGCTTCTCTGCTGAACCCCTAATGATACATCCAATAGCCATGAAGCACGGTGAGccccaataataataataattattattgttatttccaGATCTACAGTATCTCTAATGACAGCATCATGGCAGACTCTTCCAACATCATTATTTGTACATTATAATACAGTATGTTAATGGCCAGTGTGTCGCCCCAAGGGGGCATAGGAGAATAGTATCGTCCTGTTTAGCATGTGAAGAACATAAGAACCTAATCATAGGCATATTGATGGACAGCTCCGCCTCCTCACCATTATTGTAACATAGAACACTGTGGAAGTTTGCTTATCTGAGTAGCTCAGTACATTCTCATACAATGAGCACCAGAGCATTGGATGTCATTATATGTCTATGGGGTGTTGTGCTTCtttaatgtaaatatatttgtttGAGTTAAACAGTATTCCGCCCTGATTAGAAGTGGTTTGAATGGCTTGGTTATCCCTCAAAATTATACATAGGCCCAAGCACGCATGGCAATCTGTGTCAGTTTTAGACTTCTTTAAGGCCATGTTTAATGGCTGCCATTGGCAGCGCCAGTGTGCCCATTTTACAGTGGCCCGACTGACCCTTTGCAGAACATCTCCATCTGTCTGGGAGCCAACGAGGGCATGCAGTAGCAAACCTGCCTGCAGGACGACAAACGAGAAAGAACTTTCTGATCATTTCTCCGTGACATCCTTTAAACAGCTTCCAACTCAGAGGACAGTGAGATGTTTCTGAAGGTTCATTGAATTCGGAGCATGTTTCATGGATTGCGTCAGAGAGTGAGTCCCACAGGTTTGCTGTTTATGCTCATACAAGTTCTCATTTTTGGAATAACATTCACTTTGAAGGGGAAACATTTGAGAGGATTTAGGCTGATAAATGTATTGTTTTGACATTGAGTTGTGTGTGCATTTTATCGAATAAGGACAACGTTTTGGTTGGGTTCATAGAGGGGAATACTGTAGCCAGAAATATTGCGAGCACAGTGTGGTCTGAAACAAGCCCATTGTTGGTGCAAGCAAAGTGCTCCATATATCACCGTTAGGAGCTGCCATAATAAATACCAGCCTGTGTCAACAGTGCACATAGACTACTGAGAAATAGAGCTCTGTTTACTCAAACACGCCATGGATTTATTTATAGCATCACATTATAGTAAACAGTATTTTGATACATACAAATGTTATGAAAGTAGTTATGAACATTTGCGATATGAGTTGATATGCTATATAAACAGACATATTTTGTAAATTCATGTAGTGAGTCCCTATGTGTGTTTTGACCTTTAAAATGCCAAAAAGGAACACCGCCTTGTTTTCCTTCATGCAGTTAACGTGTCAACACTAAGTAATCTCAATATGATCCTTTATAGCATAGTTGATATTTTCACAGAATTTATTTTGTTCATTTCATGAGTGCATTTCAATGTAGTTATTAGTGCAATCTGTGGTAACATACTCATCTCTGGAGGCTACCTTCAGAACCGCTGTCAGATCCAAGTCCATCTccactcatcaaatcaaatcaaattgtattggtcacatacacgtgtttagcagactTATTGCGGTTGTAGcgcaatgcttgtgtttctagctccagcagtgcagtaatatctaacaagtaatatcgaACAATttcataacaatacacacaatacacacaaatctaaagtaaaggaatggaattaagaatatatgtACTCTGGGTTGACATCAGGGTCATGCTTAATGGCTGGCGCAttccgtagcaaaacattttgcaacagaagaCAAATATCTGCATTCTTATTGGACACTTTCAGGTAGTACCGCTCCGTTTCACTCTACTTCAACACGTTTTTTTTAActactgaacacgacccagtTTATAACCCAATACAACTAGATGCCCTGAGGGAGCTCATTTTATTCATGAGTTCCATCCATAACAGTCTAATTGATAAACCCATAGCTGTGAAGCACAGCGAGCCCCAATAATGTGGTTGTTATTATTTCCAGGACTGCATCTCTAATGACAGCATCATGGCAGACTCTTCCAACATCATTATTTGTACATTATAATACAGTATGTTAATGGCCAGTGTGTCGCCCCAAGGGGGCATAGGAGAATAGTATCGTCCTGTTTAGCATGTGAAGAACATAAGAACCTAATCATAGGCATATTGATGGACAGCTCCGCCTCCTCACCATTATTGTAACATAGAACACTGTGGAAGTTTGCTTATCTGAGTAGCTCAGTACATTCTCATACAATGAGCACCAGAGCATTGGATGCCATTATATGTCTATGGGGTGTTGTGCTTCtttaatgtaaatatatttgtttGAGTTAAACAGTATTCCGCCCTGATTAGAAGTGGTTTGAATGGCTTGGTTATCCCTCAAAATGTTACGCATGCCCAAACATGCATGGCAATCTGTGCCAGTTTCTGTTAGACTTCTTTAAGGCCATGTTTAATGGCTTCCATTGGCAGAGCCAGTGTGCCCATTTTACAGTGGCCTGACCGAATCTGTGCAGAACCTGTCCATCTGTCTGGGAGCTAACGGGGGTATGCAGTAGAAAACCTGTCTGCAGGATGACAAAGGACTAAATACCAGCCTGTGTCAACAGTGCACATAGACTACTGAGAAATAGAGCACTGTTTACTCAAACACGCCATGGATTTATTTATAGCATCACATTATAGTGAACAGTATTTTGATACATACAAAAGTCATTTTTATGCAATACATACATATTTTCAGCAGAATTGTTAAGAAATAGTGAAGCTTAAACCATAACCTCTTTCAATTTAGTGTCCAAGAAGAAAAAGTAACATGAGCTTTTCAAAAGACAATATTACCTTTTACATTTCAATTAGTCAGCATATCCCATTCATAGTCCTTCTCTAGGATAATAATGTAACATAATAGCACGCTCTATCAAAGTTAAAAGATTTCAATTAGTCAGCATATCCCATTCATAGTCCTTCTCTAGGATAATAATGTAACATAATAGCACGCTCTATCAAAGTTAAAAGATTTCAATTAGTCAGCATATCCCATTCATAGTCCTTCTCTAGGATAATAATGTAACATAATAGCACGCTCTATCAAAGTTAAAAGGAGCTCTATGACAATAAAATACTTCCTAGATCACATTTAGATGAATCTTCTACACCAGACAGTTGTTATTTAGTGCCATCATTACCACATAAATAATCTTTAGGATCGTGAACCCGAATGGAGTCTGTAGCTATTCATAATAACTCTACATAAATCAACAAATTAATTACAACAGGAGTTAGATAAAGCTAACAAATATTGTAGACAGCCAAACTGACTATTTGCAGAAATAAACCTCCTGATGATTGGGAACAGATGTCTGCCGGTAATTACAAGTTAAACGAAGACAGAAGTCAGCTGTGTATCCCTGATCACTTTTTCACCTCATTTGATTTCTCAGCAATAACTGGCAGAGATCCATTCAGTTTCAAGACAGAACATATTTACAATAAGCAAAACCAGCTGAAGATGAAATGTTTCAGTCTGGATCAGTTCTTTCAGAGGACAGACGGATATCCAGACAGACTCTTGTCATGTCACAGTTTGTTTCATAAGTTGTGTACATTGTATCCTTTGAGTGGCCAGTCTTCCACTGGAGGTGAAATTTACCGTTAGGAAATATTTATCTGACAACCTGCATTTTAACATTGTCCCGAACACTTCTTTTGCCCTCTTCCTGAATTGTCTCCCCACAATGACGTACAGGAAAGGGTTGATGGCGCTGTGGGCGTACGCCAGGTAGGTGGACAGCTGTATGGTAATGTCCAGAATGTGACCCCAGAGGCATCCTGGCGTGACTTGGAAGTAATCCAGCGTGTCCAGGAAGCGCACCACCTGGTAGGGCGTCCAGCAGATGAGGAAGACCATGAGGACAGTCAGGACCAGTTGTGTGGCCTTCCTCTCTGACCTCACCCCGGGAGTTTTTCTGATCTGACCGTCTTTCAGACTGGTCACGATGTGGCGgctgcagtatgacacaactaTCACCGGAAGTAGGAACCCAACCACGTTATTGGTGACGTTGCGCTGGATCTCCCAGTCCGGATGGGGGTAGGCCAGGACGCAGGCCATCACCCCAGCCTTGGCCACGTATTTCACCCTGCGGAAGACCAGGATGGGCAGACTCAGCAGGAACCCCACGATCCATATCCCCAGGCAGATGCGCTTGGCCCAGGCCGTCCTCCGCAGTCGGCTTTGGAACATGGGCCGGACCAGAGCCAGGTAGCGGTCGACGCTGACCAGCACCAGGAagaaaacactacagtaatagtTCATGGAGATGGCCACATTGACCAGCTTGCATATGGGCTCGCCAAACTCCCAGTGGTAGTTGTTAGCGATGGTGGCGGCCCAGAAGGGTAAACAGGACACCATGACCAGGTCTGCAGCTGCCAAGTTGCCCAGGTAGACATCAGCCACGGTGCATGGCTTCCTCTGCAAACAGAAGACACAGAGGACCAGACCGTTGGCCACTACGCCCACCACGCTGAGCAGAACCATGTAGACCGGCTGGTAGGAGGAAAGCCAGTCCCAGGCTGCTGTGTAGTTGGTACAGTTATAGGTGTCCAACTCGGTCCAGTCCAGCTTTGAGTCTGGGCCCTCAGTGGGTAAGAGACCCTCGGTTGTGTTCAGGAACATTGGGAAACTGGAGGGAAATAATGTTTTATCTGTCTTTTTCAATGTTTTTTCACGTGTTGGAACGATCATTGAACTGCAACATCCTTAGAAAAAAGAGACAGCACATGAGAATCCACCAGTGGAGattggtgggaggagctataggaagaggggctcattgtaatgactggaatggagttCATGGAtcagagtcaaacatgtggtttccatatgtttgatgtg of Salmo trutta chromosome 1, fSalTru1.1, whole genome shotgun sequence contains these proteins:
- the LOC115168405 gene encoding B2 bradykinin receptor-like, with protein sequence MFLNTTEGLLPTEGPDSKLDWTELDTYNCTNYTAAWDWLSSYQPVYMVLLSVVGVVANGLVLCVFCLQRKPCTVADVYLGNLAAADLVMVSCLPFWAATIANNYHWEFGEPICKLVNVAISMNYYCSVFFLVLVSVDRYLALVRPMFQSRLRRTAWAKRICLGIWIVGFLLSLPILVFRRVKYVAKAGVMACVLAYPHPDWEIQRNVTNNVVGFLLPVIVVSYCSRHIVTSLKDGQIRKTPGVRSERKATQLVLTVLMVFLICWTPYQVVRFLDTLDYFQVTPGCLWGHILDITIQLSTYLAYAHSAINPFLQVCYCMPSLAPRQMEMFCKGSVGPL